A window of Lacibacter sediminis contains these coding sequences:
- a CDS encoding MFS transporter, translating to MDHSVVGFFATTINYLDRQVISLLKDDYLEPLFGWTETDYANIVIAFQITYALGMIGSGFIIDRIGTKFGYALALIIWSLAAIGHAFAVSTGGFMAARAVLGFSEAGNFPAAIKTVAEWFPKKERALAAGIFNSGTNIGAIIAPLSVPLIAGTLGWEWAFIITGAIGLIWLLFWWLFYDSPQKHKKISTEEYNYIHSDDIEDEQFEDAPAKVKWLKLLGYRQTWAFALLKFFTDPVWWFMLFWLPSFLNKQYGMTKLALAFPIAVVYTIAMFGSIAGGWLSGYFIHRGWPLYKARRTALLIFALCALPMLAAQWLGTFHYWYAVLIIGLAASAHQAWSANIFTTVSDMFPKKAVASVVGIGGMIGAIGGILIARTAGLLLDHYKVLGKIETGYYIMFIICAFAYIIAWSLFSLLVPKMPKVKI from the coding sequence ATGGATCATTCTGTCGTTGGTTTTTTTGCGACGACGATTAATTATCTCGACCGGCAAGTGATCAGCTTGTTGAAAGATGATTACCTGGAACCATTGTTTGGCTGGACGGAAACTGATTACGCCAACATTGTAATTGCCTTTCAGATTACCTATGCATTAGGTATGATCGGATCTGGATTTATCATTGATCGTATTGGTACAAAATTCGGCTATGCATTAGCGTTGATCATTTGGAGTTTAGCAGCTATTGGTCATGCCTTTGCTGTATCTACCGGAGGATTTATGGCAGCAAGAGCTGTATTAGGTTTTAGTGAAGCAGGAAATTTTCCTGCAGCCATTAAGACAGTAGCAGAATGGTTTCCGAAAAAAGAGCGGGCATTGGCAGCAGGGATATTTAATTCGGGAACCAATATTGGTGCAATCATCGCTCCGTTATCTGTACCGCTCATAGCAGGTACATTAGGTTGGGAGTGGGCATTTATCATTACAGGTGCGATCGGTCTTATCTGGTTACTTTTTTGGTGGCTGTTTTACGATAGTCCGCAGAAGCATAAAAAAATATCAACCGAAGAATACAATTACATCCACAGTGATGATATCGAAGATGAACAATTTGAAGATGCTCCGGCAAAAGTTAAATGGTTGAAGCTGCTTGGCTATCGACAAACATGGGCCTTTGCATTGTTGAAGTTTTTTACTGATCCTGTATGGTGGTTTATGCTTTTCTGGCTGCCTTCATTTTTAAATAAACAATACGGTATGACGAAACTTGCACTCGCATTTCCCATAGCTGTTGTGTATACCATTGCCATGTTTGGAAGTATTGCAGGTGGATGGCTATCCGGTTATTTCATCCATCGTGGCTGGCCATTATACAAAGCCCGCAGAACGGCCTTACTCATTTTTGCTTTATGTGCATTGCCTATGCTCGCAGCACAATGGCTGGGTACGTTTCATTATTGGTATGCAGTATTGATCATCGGTTTAGCTGCATCTGCACACCAGGCATGGTCGGCAAATATTTTTACAACGGTGTCTGATATGTTTCCAAAGAAAGCTGTTGCATCGGTAGTAGGTATCGGTGGAATGATTGGTGCAATAGGCGGTATTCTTATTGCCAGAACAGCCGGCTTGTTATTGGATCATTACAAGGTGTTAGGCAAAATTGAAACGGGCTATTACATCATGTTTATTATTTGTGCATTCGCTTATATCATCGCATGGTCGCTATTTAGTTTGCTTGTACCAAAGATGCCAAAGGTGAAAATTTAA
- a CDS encoding carbohydrate-binding protein — protein sequence MNVAYTHRSLNSGSIRFSLFLLLFLSFDATAQNNSTQREGLKSVFSNYQGKPWNNQLQQIPGRVQCEFYDLGGEGIAYHDKDTMNNGSGNLNPANGTFLNEFRMKEAVDISYTKARDIDNSPYNLVEPLIGELYAGWTKPGEWINYSINVTESGTYTIGIMYTASGDGSISLLIDGKEKIAEVVIPSTRNDRETIAWRQWHHWNRIDQLATIQLKKGVHVLTLKTLTNGNMNYDYLDFKLSQ from the coding sequence ATGAATGTTGCATACACACATCGATCATTAAACAGCGGCAGTATAAGATTCAGTCTATTCTTATTACTGTTTCTTTCGTTTGATGCAACTGCACAGAACAACAGTACGCAACGGGAAGGTTTAAAATCTGTGTTCAGCAATTATCAAGGAAAGCCATGGAATAATCAGCTGCAACAAATTCCCGGAAGAGTGCAGTGTGAGTTTTACGATTTAGGTGGAGAAGGGATTGCCTACCATGATAAGGATACAATGAATAACGGCAGCGGAAACTTAAATCCTGCAAACGGCACGTTCCTCAATGAATTCAGAATGAAAGAAGCGGTTGATATTTCCTATACCAAAGCAAGGGATATTGATAACAGTCCCTATAATCTTGTTGAACCTTTAATAGGAGAGTTGTATGCAGGTTGGACAAAGCCCGGTGAGTGGATCAATTACAGCATCAACGTAACTGAATCAGGAACCTATACAATCGGCATCATGTATACTGCAAGTGGTGATGGAAGTATCTCGTTACTGATTGATGGAAAAGAAAAGATTGCTGAAGTAGTTATTCCTTCAACAAGAAACGACAGGGAAACAATTGCATGGCGACAATGGCATCATTGGAACAGGATCGATCAATTGGCAACCATTCAACTGAAAAAAGGTGTTCATGTGCTTACACTTAAAACATTAACGAATGGCAATATGAACTACGACTATCTCGATTTCAAACTGAGTCAGTAA
- a CDS encoding 3-keto-disaccharide hydrolase: protein MYIKRVIVSLLLTIISCAASSQAKWESLFNGKDFTGWRKLNGTAEYSIKDGTIIGTSKSKTPNTFLATEKLYDDFILELEYKVEDGLNSGIQFRSASNSSFKNGRVHGYQFEIDPSARAWSGGIYDEARRGWLYTMEKNPAAKTAYKNNGWNHVRIEAIGNTVRTWLNGIACASILDDLVDARSGFIALQVHEIYKPEDEGKTIQWKNIRICTTDLAKVRNPINNKIVQVNCNDNTISPAEAKEGWILLFDGKTTNGWRGAKLTSFPEKGWVIENGLLKVVSSNGAESTNGGDIVTINKYKNFELTVDFKITTGANSGIKYFVDTDLNKGEGSSIGCEFQILDDQVHSDAKLGVAGNRMLGSLYDLIPAPSDKFFRKSDFNTARIIVKGNKVTHYLNDKITVEYERGTQLWKALVAYSKYAKYPGFGELEEGHILLQDHGNEVQFKNIKIKIL, encoded by the coding sequence ATGTATATAAAAAGAGTAATAGTGAGTTTGTTGTTAACCATCATTTCCTGTGCCGCTTCATCTCAGGCAAAATGGGAATCACTTTTTAACGGGAAAGATTTTACCGGATGGAGAAAGCTGAATGGCACAGCAGAGTACAGTATAAAGGATGGAACTATTATCGGCACTTCTAAATCGAAAACTCCGAATACATTTTTAGCAACCGAAAAGCTGTATGATGATTTTATTTTGGAGCTGGAATATAAGGTGGAAGATGGCTTAAACTCCGGTATTCAATTCCGGAGTGCCAGCAACAGTTCGTTTAAGAATGGTCGGGTACACGGTTATCAATTTGAAATCGATCCGTCAGCAAGAGCATGGAGCGGCGGTATTTATGATGAAGCAAGAAGAGGATGGTTGTATACGATGGAAAAAAATCCGGCTGCTAAAACTGCATATAAAAACAACGGATGGAATCATGTGCGTATTGAAGCAATTGGAAACACCGTTCGTACATGGCTGAATGGAATCGCATGTGCAAGTATACTCGATGATCTGGTTGATGCAAGATCAGGCTTCATTGCGTTGCAGGTGCATGAAATTTATAAGCCGGAAGATGAAGGCAAAACCATTCAATGGAAAAATATCCGCATCTGCACAACTGATTTAGCGAAAGTGCGTAACCCGATCAATAATAAAATAGTTCAAGTGAATTGTAATGATAATACCATCTCTCCGGCAGAAGCGAAAGAAGGCTGGATACTTTTATTTGATGGCAAAACAACCAATGGGTGGAGAGGCGCTAAACTCACCAGCTTTCCTGAGAAAGGTTGGGTGATTGAAAACGGTTTATTGAAAGTGGTAAGCTCCAACGGAGCAGAATCAACAAATGGCGGCGATATTGTTACAATCAATAAGTATAAAAACTTTGAATTAACAGTCGACTTTAAAATCACCACCGGTGCTAACAGCGGCATCAAATACTTTGTTGATACAGACCTTAACAAAGGCGAAGGTTCTTCCATTGGTTGTGAGTTTCAGATACTGGATGATCAGGTACATTCCGATGCAAAGCTTGGTGTAGCAGGTAACCGCATGTTGGGATCATTGTATGATCTTATTCCTGCACCATCAGATAAATTCTTTCGTAAGTCTGATTTTAATACTGCCCGTATTATTGTGAAAGGCAACAAGGTTACTCATTATCTCAACGATAAAATAACAGTGGAGTATGAACGTGGTACACAACTGTGGAAAGCATTGGTGGCTTACAGCAAGTATGCAAAGTATCCGGGCTTTGGAGAATTAGAAGAAGGACATATTCTGTTGCAGGATCATGGAAACGAAGTGCAATTCAAAAATATCAAGATCAAAATACTATAA
- a CDS encoding glycoside hydrolase family 5 protein, whose translation MTNQFQKVATSVRNVFCRILPLLFVAMILLSCKKKSSGPAPVVVTPPVVTPIPPINTNSTTAKEIIEDMAAGFNLGNTFENGINSSSPATNKQIIDLYYSAGMRHVRIPITWVQGFSSNLADANGNVNVSHPRLLELKEIVDYALAKKMYVVINTHHEHWLKDNYDGSAAFDTKFATLWNGIATFFKDYPKQLLFEVLNEPEGAMGQWSGTGYPLPTNAQAIDYTRKINKVGYDAIRATGGNNITRLVMVSPNGQGNQGMIEEVYPTKASLPGAGNDAYLAIQVHTYDPWAFCGQTGSNAAWPGSASIENAIKKVGVHSKLIDVPINYGEFGVGRQSNTGERNTDLVRGYYKLFRVTCKAEKMSFTPWDDRGWFGLIYKSGTDYLFSNNIVPSMMQ comes from the coding sequence ATGACAAACCAGTTTCAAAAAGTTGCAACATCCGTTCGGAATGTGTTTTGCAGAATACTGCCATTGCTGTTCGTTGCAATGATTCTTTTATCCTGCAAAAAGAAATCAAGTGGACCAGCGCCTGTAGTAGTTACTCCACCAGTTGTAACGCCAATACCCCCGATCAATACAAATTCAACTACAGCCAAAGAGATCATTGAAGACATGGCTGCTGGTTTTAACCTTGGGAATACGTTTGAAAACGGGATCAATTCATCATCGCCTGCAACGAATAAACAAATTATCGACTTGTATTACAGTGCCGGTATGCGGCATGTACGTATCCCTATTACCTGGGTGCAGGGATTCAGCAGTAATCTTGCTGATGCGAATGGAAATGTGAACGTTTCGCATCCACGACTTCTTGAATTGAAGGAGATCGTTGATTATGCGTTGGCAAAAAAAATGTATGTTGTCATCAATACACATCATGAACATTGGTTGAAAGATAACTATGATGGCTCTGCCGCATTCGATACAAAATTTGCAACCTTATGGAACGGCATTGCAACTTTTTTTAAAGACTATCCAAAGCAATTGTTGTTTGAAGTACTTAACGAACCGGAAGGAGCAATGGGTCAATGGAGTGGCACCGGTTATCCATTGCCAACAAACGCACAGGCAATTGACTATACAAGAAAAATAAATAAAGTAGGTTATGATGCCATTCGTGCAACAGGTGGCAACAATATAACCCGTCTCGTTATGGTTTCACCAAACGGACAAGGTAACCAGGGTATGATTGAAGAAGTGTATCCAACAAAAGCAAGTTTGCCGGGAGCTGGTAACGATGCATACCTTGCTATACAAGTGCATACGTATGATCCATGGGCATTCTGCGGACAAACAGGTAGCAATGCAGCATGGCCCGGAAGCGCAAGTATTGAAAATGCAATTAAGAAAGTAGGTGTTCATTCAAAACTGATTGATGTGCCCATTAACTACGGTGAGTTTGGAGTTGGACGCCAATCAAATACTGGTGAACGGAATACAGATCTCGTTCGTGGATATTATAAACTGTTTAGAGTTACCTGCAAGGCAGAAAAAATGTCGTTCACTCCATGGGACGACAGAGGTTGGTTTGGACTTATTTACAAAAGCGGAACAGACTATTTGTTTTCAAACAATATCGTGCCATCAATGATGCAATAA
- a CDS encoding phosphotriesterase family protein, protein MRAALIISFFFLLLSSFNPLQKKTGYVYSATGKIHSSKLGVALTHEHLFSNFGAAPAAVAGYDSAALFNQVLPYLKKIKLQGVQSIFDCTGAYFGRDVKKLQTLSLLSGINIITNTGFYGAANDKYVPAFAFSMSEEEIANIWINEFKNGIDSTTIKPGFIKLAFDDGEPSAIDIKLFAAGLLTHKATGLTLQVHTGNNIAAAKKQLELLKKYQLHPSAWIWAHANLSTDMNFLIETAASGAWISLDGVKESTIGNYVRILKEFKSKNVLHKVLLSHDGNSFPRGAAIRPYDAIQTHLIPQLQKEGFSTADIYQLTVKNPCMAFQIRVRMNK, encoded by the coding sequence ATGAGAGCAGCATTGATCATATCTTTCTTTTTTCTTTTGCTAAGCTCGTTTAATCCTCTTCAAAAGAAAACCGGTTATGTGTACTCGGCAACAGGAAAAATCCACAGCAGTAAACTCGGCGTTGCACTTACACACGAACATCTTTTTTCGAATTTTGGAGCAGCACCTGCTGCGGTAGCCGGTTATGACAGCGCTGCACTTTTTAACCAGGTATTACCTTATCTTAAAAAAATAAAATTGCAGGGAGTACAATCTATTTTTGATTGTACAGGAGCATACTTCGGAAGAGATGTAAAAAAGCTGCAAACCCTCTCACTATTAAGTGGCATCAACATCATTACCAATACAGGTTTCTATGGCGCAGCAAATGACAAGTATGTTCCGGCCTTTGCATTTAGCATGAGTGAAGAAGAAATTGCTAACATCTGGATCAATGAATTCAAAAATGGAATTGACAGTACAACAATAAAACCCGGCTTTATTAAACTTGCGTTTGATGATGGAGAACCATCGGCCATTGACATCAAACTGTTTGCTGCTGGTTTGCTTACGCACAAAGCAACAGGACTAACATTGCAGGTGCATACAGGTAACAATATTGCAGCAGCAAAAAAACAACTGGAGTTGTTAAAGAAATATCAGTTGCACCCAAGTGCATGGATATGGGCACATGCCAATCTTTCAACCGATATGAATTTTCTTATTGAAACTGCAGCAAGTGGTGCCTGGATATCATTGGATGGTGTGAAAGAATCAACCATCGGCAATTATGTGCGTATCCTGAAAGAATTCAAATCAAAAAATGTACTCCATAAAGTATTGCTTTCACACGACGGCAATTCGTTTCCACGAGGTGCAGCTATCAGACCCTATGACGCCATTCAAACACATTTAATTCCTCAATTACAAAAAGAGGGATTTTCTACAGCAGACATTTATCAGCTCACTGTAAAAAATCCCTGTATGGCTTTTCAAATCAGGGTTCGGATGAACAAATGA
- a CDS encoding SCO family protein codes for MYQTVFLKISLYVLIVCSLACSPKQPKEQLPYYNSPDFTPVFLAAGEDVTKTIPHTIDSFSFTNQLGNNITEQTVDEKIHVANFIFTRCASICPVMTKHMKMVEKEYATDNNLVILSYSVTPWIDSVNRLKEFAEQNKITSSNWHLLTGNKAEIYNLARRSYFAEEDLGFTKDSSEFLHTEHVLLIDKTKRIRGIYNGTLQLEIEQLIKDIKVLRDE; via the coding sequence ATGTATCAGACAGTATTTTTAAAAATTAGTTTATACGTATTGATCGTTTGCTCTTTGGCTTGCTCACCAAAACAACCCAAAGAACAGCTCCCCTATTACAACAGTCCTGATTTTACACCTGTGTTTTTAGCTGCAGGTGAAGATGTGACGAAAACAATTCCACATACCATTGACAGCTTCTCGTTTACCAATCAATTAGGGAACAACATAACAGAGCAAACAGTTGATGAAAAAATTCATGTGGCCAATTTCATCTTTACACGCTGCGCCAGCATTTGCCCGGTGATGACCAAACACATGAAGATGGTAGAAAAAGAATATGCCACTGATAATAACCTTGTTATTCTTTCTTACAGTGTGACTCCGTGGATCGACAGTGTAAATAGACTAAAAGAATTTGCTGAACAGAATAAGATCACTTCATCAAACTGGCATTTACTTACCGGAAACAAAGCTGAGATATACAATCTGGCAAGGCGATCTTACTTTGCAGAAGAAGACCTTGGCTTTACCAAAGACAGTTCTGAGTTTCTTCATACAGAACATGTACTACTTATTGACAAGACCAAACGCATCAGAGGTATTTACAATGGTACACTTCAATTAGAAATTGAGCAGTTAATCAAAGACATCAAGGTTTTACGTGATGAGTAA
- a CDS encoding toxin-antitoxin system YwqK family antitoxin, which yields MERLAQLHSKINLLCLIMILFGCSKPEKKEAKTTSSLVLNMNDARISNKNGIIYFNDQLFSGVIFSLYPSTTDTAASASYLNGKEHGRWVKYYPDRKLYEQRSFENGKKTGVLETWWPNGNKQTHYIFANDEYEGTCREWSSDGLLVKEMNYLKGYEEGSQRWWYDNGKIKANYIIKQGRRYGLLGTKNCMNVSDSIFKN from the coding sequence ATGGAACGCCTGGCACAGTTACACAGTAAGATCAACTTACTTTGCCTGATCATGATTTTGTTTGGTTGCTCAAAGCCGGAGAAGAAAGAAGCAAAAACTACTTCCAGCCTTGTTCTGAATATGAATGATGCCCGCATCTCAAATAAGAACGGCATCATTTATTTTAATGATCAACTATTCAGCGGAGTGATCTTTTCGCTATACCCCTCAACTACAGACACCGCTGCAAGCGCTTCTTACCTGAATGGAAAAGAACATGGCCGTTGGGTAAAGTATTACCCCGACCGAAAATTATACGAACAACGAAGTTTTGAAAACGGTAAAAAAACCGGCGTGCTCGAAACATGGTGGCCCAATGGAAACAAACAAACGCATTATATTTTTGCAAATGATGAATACGAAGGCACTTGCCGTGAATGGTCGAGCGATGGATTGCTGGTGAAAGAAATGAATTATCTTAAAGGGTATGAAGAAGGAAGTCAACGATGGTGGTACGATAACGGAAAGATAAAAGCCAATTATATTATTAAGCAAGGAAGACGATATGGATTACTGGGTACAAAAAATTGCATGAATGTATCAGACAGTATTTTTAAAAATTAG
- a CDS encoding YHYH protein: MKQMSFLSLLFLSITSIINLSCKKDNNTDNGSGNTNTVPAVYLKIYGATSITSDGTFITIKTNGNPDHKSVYYPNGNALYETFSGTTFGGNTFTKNPNSIITQNYTFKIPLNPTVASTHAATPLGAMGVAVNGIPLYNQYAGPAQPLTNEVMSFDQYWGHPTATGRYHYHVEPLYLTTVKATKSSLMGFLLDGFPVYGPEENGAAVTNAMLDAYHGHTHATADYPNGIYHYHITNTDPYINGSGYYGTPGTVTQ, from the coding sequence ATGAAACAAATGTCTTTCCTTTCATTGCTCTTTCTATCAATCACTTCCATCATTAACCTCTCCTGTAAAAAAGATAACAACACTGATAATGGCAGTGGTAATACCAACACCGTACCCGCAGTTTATTTAAAAATATATGGTGCAACAAGTATTACATCCGATGGCACATTCATCACCATTAAAACAAATGGCAACCCCGATCATAAAAGTGTGTATTACCCCAACGGCAATGCGTTGTACGAAACATTCAGCGGCACTACTTTTGGCGGCAACACATTTACAAAAAATCCAAATTCAATTATTACACAAAACTATACGTTCAAAATTCCGCTTAATCCAACTGTGGCATCAACACATGCTGCCACACCATTGGGTGCAATGGGAGTTGCGGTAAATGGCATTCCTCTATACAATCAGTATGCAGGTCCGGCCCAGCCACTTACCAACGAAGTGATGAGTTTTGATCAATATTGGGGACACCCGACTGCAACCGGTCGCTATCATTATCATGTAGAACCACTTTACCTTACTACTGTAAAGGCAACTAAATCTTCGTTAATGGGTTTCTTGCTTGATGGATTTCCGGTATATGGCCCCGAAGAAAATGGCGCAGCTGTAACAAATGCAATGCTGGATGCTTATCACGGACATACCCATGCAACAGCTGATTATCCGAATGGCATTTATCATTATCACATCACCAATACAGATCCTTATATAAATGGTAGTGGATATTATGGAACGCCTGGCACAGTTACACAGTAA